One segment of Anopheles stephensi strain Indian chromosome 3, UCI_ANSTEP_V1.0, whole genome shotgun sequence DNA contains the following:
- the LOC118510145 gene encoding cullin-4B isoform X2: MHHTENDKKRANFSALNPVNGAIIKTTTTGKPGDVKKIIIKNMKSFPSIPENFEETTWNQLRKAVIAIQTSTPIEYSLECLCQAVSHMCEDKMDSQLYVNLTALVEQHVKANIVPFLSESGDKLVYLKKMNDYWQSHCQQMIMIRSIFLYLDRIYVLNNPTVHSIWEMGLELFRDHIAMNNLVQARTVEGILILIEKERHGDTVDRSLLKSLLRMLSDLQIYRDAFEQKFLMATKHLYQAEGQAKMEELDVPDYLQHVDKRLNEEEERLEHYLDGCTRHQLIVTVERQLINEHVTGILQKGLDQLLEENRLADLTRLYKLFCRVKNGTTELCAHFNAYIKKKGRTIVIDPEKDKSMVQDLLDYKDKMDNIVNTCFEKNEKFGNSLREAFEYFINQRSNKPAELIAKYVDMKLRAGNKEATEEELEQILDKIMVQFRFIHGKDVFEAFYKKDLAKRLLVGKSASVDAEKSMLSKLKQECGGGFTSKLEGMFKDMELSRDINFAFKQSMQNSEHKELQNIDLTVNILTMGFWPTYPVMEVTLPQELLQYQSIFNKFYLAKHSGRKLQWQPTLGHCVLKAQFDAGPKDLQVSLFQALVLLLFNYNAAISFEEIRAAVIIEVGELKRTLQSLACGKARVLTKIPKGREVETTDKFQFNNEFTNKLFRIKINQIQMKETTEEQKATEERVYQDRQYQIDAAIVRIMKMRKTLSHNLLITELYKQLTFPVKPADLKKRIESLIDRDYMERDKDNQNQYNYVA, encoded by the exons atGCACCATAccgaaaatgataaaaaacgAGCCAATTTTTCGGCGTTGAACCCTGTAAATGGAGCTATTATTAAAACGACCACCACTGGAAAGCCTGGcgatgtaaaaaaaatcattatcaaGAATATGAAAT CTTTTCCCTCAATTCCGGAAAACTTCGAAGAAACTACATGGAACCAGCTGCGAAAAGCGGTAATTGCCATTCAAACTTCGACGCCAATTGAATATTCGCTGGAATGTCTTTGCCAAGCGGTATCACACATGTGTGAAGACAAGATGGACTCACAGTTATACGTTAACCTGACAGCCTTAGTTGAGCAGCATGTGAAGGCAAATATTGTACCATTTTTATCTGAGTCGGGAGACAAATTGGTATATCTGAAGAAAATGAATGATTATTGGCAATCGCACTGTCAACAGATGATCATGATCCGCAGCATATTTCTCTACCTTGATCGTATATACGTCTTGAATAACCCAACAGTACACTCAATATGGGAGATGGGATTAGAACTGTTTCGCGACCATATCGCTATGAACAATTTGGTTCAAGCACGCACCGTTGAAGGAATACTTATTCTGATTGAAAAAGAACGTCACGGTGACACCGTTGATCGATCTCTGTTGAAAAGCCTTTTACGAATGTTGTCCGACCTTCAAATTTATCGGGATGCCTTTGAGCAAAAGTTTCTTATGGCCACAAAACATCTGTATCAAGCTGAGGGGCAGGCCAAGATGGAAGAACTGGACGTTCCGGACTATTTGCAACATGTGGATAAACGTTTGAATGAAGAGGAAGAGCGCCTGGAACATTATCTAGACGGCTGTACAAGGCATCAGTTGATAGTGACGGTGGAGAGACAGTTAATTAACGAACACGTAACTGGAATATTGCAAAAAGGGTTAGACCAACTTCTTGAGGAAAACAGGCTGGCCGATCTAACTCGTCTTTACAAGttgttctgccgtgtgaagaatgGTACCACGGAGCTATGCGCACACTTTAATGCATACATTAAAAAGAAAGGGCGAACAATTGTCATCGATCCGGAGAAGGACAAATCTATGGTGCAAGATTTGTTAGATTACAAAGACAAAATGGATAATATCGTCAATACATGCTtcgaaaaaaacgaaaaattcgGTAACTCATTGCGTGAAGCCTTCGAGTACTTTATAAACCAGAGATCTAACAAACCTGCTGAGTTAATTGCAAAGTATGTGGACATGAAGCTACGGGCGGGCAACAAAGAAGCAACGGAAGAGGAATTGGAACAGATCCTTGATAAGATCATGGTACAATTTCGATTCATTCACGGTAAAGACGTATTCGAGGCGTTTTACAAAAAAGATCTTGCCAAACGTCTACTGGTTGGTAAGTCTGCTTCGGTTGATGCAGAAAAAAGCATGTTGTCTAAACTAAAGCAGGAATGCGGTGGCGGATTCACTTCCAAACTAGAAGGCATGTTCAAGGATATGGAATTAAGCCGAGATATCAATTTTGCGTTCAAACAG AGTATGCAAAATTCGGAACACAAAGAGCTTCAAAATATCGATCTTACTGTAAACATACTGACAATGGGATTCTGGCCAACTTATCCGGTAATGGAAGTTACTCTTCCACAAGAATTGTTACAGTATCAATCGATTTTCAACAAATTTTACCTAGCAAAACATAGTGGACGAAAGCTTCAATGGCAGCCAACGCTTGGTCATTGCGTGCTTAAAGCACAATTTGATGCG GGACCAAAAGATTTGCAAGTATCTCTTTTTCAAGCTCTAGTGCTGCTATTGTTCAACTATAACGCTGCTATTTCATTTGAAGAAATACGCGCAGCAGTTATTATAGAG GTTGGAGAATTGAAGCGCACCTTACAATCGCTTGCCTGCGGTAAGGCCCGCGTTCTTACAAAAATACCCAAAGGTCGTGAGGTGGAAACTACAGACAAGTTTCAGTTCAACAACGAGTTCACCAATAAGTTGTTTAGgatcaaaatcaatcaaatccAAATGAAGGAAACG ACGGAAGAACAAAAAGCCACTGAAGAGCGTGTATACCAAGATCGTCAGTATCAAATCGATGCAGCAATTGTACGAATTATGAAAATGAGGAAAACGCTTAGCCACAACTTATTGATCACGGAGCTGTATAAACAGCTTACTTTTCCGGTGaag cCTGCTGACTTAAAGAAACGGATCGAATCTTTAATTGATCGAGATTACATGGAACGAGATAAGGATAATCAAAACCAATACAACTATGTTGCCTAA
- the LOC118510146 gene encoding mitochondrial intermediate peptidase isoform X2, with amino-acid sequence MLKQVIKTYEMLRRMQTLSYNSRWQRMVTTWSPLTTAFNTRPEKRINFTKNEGLFGIPELTSHEGFYVLKEKAIFKTDDLIEEATSPARTRKMVMIFDELSDTLCKVADLSEFVRLTHPAVNYCSAAEDACITISGIVEKLNTHKTLYNALKTVVDDGDTFETTDVDKHVAKLFLFDFEQSGIHLEEAARQRVVFLNDCILQQGQRFMAGAVNPRRIARSILPVAILPFFPSDGDNILVSGLYADSANNIARESAYRLFLYPDAEQERLLSEMLKCRHELATVCGFPTYAHRALKASTVETPEMVDMFLDALNEQLQPRAAKDFAIMQKMKTSECGSNVPLAAWDTPYYTSCLKRKYLQASASEFSPYFSLGACMEGLNLLMNRLFGINLKNVEMEPGETWSYDIYKLAVVHETEGLLGFIYCDLFERQGKPNQDCHFTIQGGKVLPDGSFQNPIVVVMLNLSQPRWSGPTLLTPSMVDNLFHEMGHAMHSMLARTEYQHVTGTRCSTDFAEVPSVLMEYFANDPRVIRSFAKHFQTQEPMPEEMLERLCTSKHLFASSETQLQVFYSALDQVYHGDHNLHRENTTATLRMVQEKYYGLPYVENTAWQLRFSHLVGYGAKYYSYLISKAIASWIWQTYFEQDPFSRNQGEKYRRGCLAYGGGIPSRLLVSNFLGRDINPTNLTSSLINEIDNCAERLKYMDDHFR; translated from the exons ATGTTGAAACAAGTTATAAAAACGTACGAAATGTTACGTCGGATGCAAACTTTATCATATAATAGTCGATGGCAACGAATGGTAACCACTTGGTCCCCACTGACTACCGCATTCAACACTCGTCCGGAAAAGCGCATAAATTTTACAAAGAACGAA GGTCTGTTTGGTATACCGGAACTTACATCTCATGAAGGATTCTATGTGCTGAAAGAAAAAGCAATCTTCAAAACCGATGACCTAATAGAGGAAGCAACTTCTCCTGCTCGTACCCGTAAAATGGTCATGATCTTCGATGAGCTTTCCGATACCCTATGCAAAGTAGCGGACTTGTCGGAGTTCGTTAGGTTAACTCATCCAGCAGTAAATTACTGTTCCGCTGCTGAGGACGCTTGCATCACAATAAGTGGGATTGTAGAGAAATTGAACACACATAAAACTCTTTACAATGCCTTGAAAACCGTCGTAGACGATGGGGACACGTTTGAGACAACCGACGTCGATAAGCACGTAGCCAAACTATTCCTTTTTGATTTTGAACAAAGCGGCATACATCTAGAGGAGGCAGCGCGTCAACGAGTGGTGTTTCTTAACGACTGCATCCTTCAACAAGGGCAGCGTTTTATGGCCGGAGCGGTGAATCCTAGAAGAATTGCAAGAAGTATTCTTCCTGTCGCTATTTTACCCTT TTTTCCATCTGACGGCGACAACATTCTCGTTTCCGGATTGTATGCCGACTCAGCAAACAATATAGCCCGCGAATCAGCATATCGTCTATTCCTTTATCCAGATGCGGAGCAGGAGCGTCTTTTATCGGAAATGCTGAAATGTCGTCACGAACTTGCCACTGTTTGCGGATTTCCAACATACGCACACCGAGCATTGAAAGCAAGCACTGTGGAAACGCCGGAGATGGTAGATATGTTTTTAGATGCTCTCAACGAACAGTTGCAACCTCGTGCCGCCAAAGATTTTGCCATTATGCAGAAAATGAAAACTTCAGAATGTGGTTCTAATGTTCCGTTGGCAGCTTGGGATACCCCTTACTACACTTCATGTCTCAAACGCAAATACCTGCAGGCGAGTGCGTCCGAGTTTTCTCCGTACTTCAGTTTAGGAGCTTGCATGGAAGGATTAAATCTTTTAATGAACAGACTATTCGGCATCAATCTAAAAAATGTTGAAATGGAGCCTGGCGAAACTTGGAGCTATGATATTTATAAATTGGCTGTCGTACATGAGACAGAAGGTTTGCTCGGTTTCATTTACTGTGATCTTTTTGAGCGACAAGGAAAACCTAACCAAGATTGCCATTTCACGATACAGGGGGGCAAAGTGTTACCCGATGGAAGTTTTCAAAATCCGATTGTTGTCGTCATGCTAAATCTTTCCCAACCTCGTTGGTCGGGACCAACGCTCTTGACTCCTTCAATGGTGGACAATCTTTTTCATGAGATGGGACACGCAATGCACTCGATGCTCGCTAGAACGGAATATCAACATGTGACCGGTACACGATGTAGCACGGATTTTGCGGAGGTTCCTTCGGTGTTAATGGAGTACTTTGCGAACGATCCTCGAGTTATACGATCCTTCGCTAAACATTTCCAAACCCAGGAACCTATGCCTGAGGAAATGTTGGAACGTCTCTGCACCTCTAAGCATTTATTTGCTTCGAGCGAAACACAGCTGCAAGTTTTCTATTCTGCTTTGGATCAGGTTTACCATGGTGATCATAATCTTCATCGAGAAAACACGACTGCCACTTTACGGATGGTACAAGAAAAATATTACGGTCTTCCTTACGTAGAAAACACAGCTTGGCAACTCCGTTTTTCACACTTGGTCGGATACGGTGCCAAGTATTATTCGTACCTCATTTCAAAGGCAATTGCCTCTTGGATATGGCAAACTTATTTCGAACAGGATCCATTCAGTCGAAACCAAGGTGAAAAATATCGTCGAGGTTGCCTTGCTTATGGCGGTGGCATTCCTAGTCGCCTATTAGTATCAAACTTTTTGGGACGAGATATTAATCCAACAAATTTAACATCTAGCCTGATTAACGAGATAGATAATTGTGCTGAACGTTTAAAATACATGGACGATCATTTCCGGTAG
- the LOC118510145 gene encoding cullin-4A isoform X1, whose product MHSVSLVKVSSEAKKMHHTENDKKRANFSALNPVNGAIIKTTTTGKPGDVKKIIIKNMKSFPSIPENFEETTWNQLRKAVIAIQTSTPIEYSLECLCQAVSHMCEDKMDSQLYVNLTALVEQHVKANIVPFLSESGDKLVYLKKMNDYWQSHCQQMIMIRSIFLYLDRIYVLNNPTVHSIWEMGLELFRDHIAMNNLVQARTVEGILILIEKERHGDTVDRSLLKSLLRMLSDLQIYRDAFEQKFLMATKHLYQAEGQAKMEELDVPDYLQHVDKRLNEEEERLEHYLDGCTRHQLIVTVERQLINEHVTGILQKGLDQLLEENRLADLTRLYKLFCRVKNGTTELCAHFNAYIKKKGRTIVIDPEKDKSMVQDLLDYKDKMDNIVNTCFEKNEKFGNSLREAFEYFINQRSNKPAELIAKYVDMKLRAGNKEATEEELEQILDKIMVQFRFIHGKDVFEAFYKKDLAKRLLVGKSASVDAEKSMLSKLKQECGGGFTSKLEGMFKDMELSRDINFAFKQSMQNSEHKELQNIDLTVNILTMGFWPTYPVMEVTLPQELLQYQSIFNKFYLAKHSGRKLQWQPTLGHCVLKAQFDAGPKDLQVSLFQALVLLLFNYNAAISFEEIRAAVIIEVGELKRTLQSLACGKARVLTKIPKGREVETTDKFQFNNEFTNKLFRIKINQIQMKETTEEQKATEERVYQDRQYQIDAAIVRIMKMRKTLSHNLLITELYKQLTFPVKPADLKKRIESLIDRDYMERDKDNQNQYNYVA is encoded by the exons ATGCACAGCGTGTCATTAGTAAAAGTGTCTagcgaagcaaaaaagatGCACCATAccgaaaatgataaaaaacgAGCCAATTTTTCGGCGTTGAACCCTGTAAATGGAGCTATTATTAAAACGACCACCACTGGAAAGCCTGGcgatgtaaaaaaaatcattatcaaGAATATGAAAT CTTTTCCCTCAATTCCGGAAAACTTCGAAGAAACTACATGGAACCAGCTGCGAAAAGCGGTAATTGCCATTCAAACTTCGACGCCAATTGAATATTCGCTGGAATGTCTTTGCCAAGCGGTATCACACATGTGTGAAGACAAGATGGACTCACAGTTATACGTTAACCTGACAGCCTTAGTTGAGCAGCATGTGAAGGCAAATATTGTACCATTTTTATCTGAGTCGGGAGACAAATTGGTATATCTGAAGAAAATGAATGATTATTGGCAATCGCACTGTCAACAGATGATCATGATCCGCAGCATATTTCTCTACCTTGATCGTATATACGTCTTGAATAACCCAACAGTACACTCAATATGGGAGATGGGATTAGAACTGTTTCGCGACCATATCGCTATGAACAATTTGGTTCAAGCACGCACCGTTGAAGGAATACTTATTCTGATTGAAAAAGAACGTCACGGTGACACCGTTGATCGATCTCTGTTGAAAAGCCTTTTACGAATGTTGTCCGACCTTCAAATTTATCGGGATGCCTTTGAGCAAAAGTTTCTTATGGCCACAAAACATCTGTATCAAGCTGAGGGGCAGGCCAAGATGGAAGAACTGGACGTTCCGGACTATTTGCAACATGTGGATAAACGTTTGAATGAAGAGGAAGAGCGCCTGGAACATTATCTAGACGGCTGTACAAGGCATCAGTTGATAGTGACGGTGGAGAGACAGTTAATTAACGAACACGTAACTGGAATATTGCAAAAAGGGTTAGACCAACTTCTTGAGGAAAACAGGCTGGCCGATCTAACTCGTCTTTACAAGttgttctgccgtgtgaagaatgGTACCACGGAGCTATGCGCACACTTTAATGCATACATTAAAAAGAAAGGGCGAACAATTGTCATCGATCCGGAGAAGGACAAATCTATGGTGCAAGATTTGTTAGATTACAAAGACAAAATGGATAATATCGTCAATACATGCTtcgaaaaaaacgaaaaattcgGTAACTCATTGCGTGAAGCCTTCGAGTACTTTATAAACCAGAGATCTAACAAACCTGCTGAGTTAATTGCAAAGTATGTGGACATGAAGCTACGGGCGGGCAACAAAGAAGCAACGGAAGAGGAATTGGAACAGATCCTTGATAAGATCATGGTACAATTTCGATTCATTCACGGTAAAGACGTATTCGAGGCGTTTTACAAAAAAGATCTTGCCAAACGTCTACTGGTTGGTAAGTCTGCTTCGGTTGATGCAGAAAAAAGCATGTTGTCTAAACTAAAGCAGGAATGCGGTGGCGGATTCACTTCCAAACTAGAAGGCATGTTCAAGGATATGGAATTAAGCCGAGATATCAATTTTGCGTTCAAACAG AGTATGCAAAATTCGGAACACAAAGAGCTTCAAAATATCGATCTTACTGTAAACATACTGACAATGGGATTCTGGCCAACTTATCCGGTAATGGAAGTTACTCTTCCACAAGAATTGTTACAGTATCAATCGATTTTCAACAAATTTTACCTAGCAAAACATAGTGGACGAAAGCTTCAATGGCAGCCAACGCTTGGTCATTGCGTGCTTAAAGCACAATTTGATGCG GGACCAAAAGATTTGCAAGTATCTCTTTTTCAAGCTCTAGTGCTGCTATTGTTCAACTATAACGCTGCTATTTCATTTGAAGAAATACGCGCAGCAGTTATTATAGAG GTTGGAGAATTGAAGCGCACCTTACAATCGCTTGCCTGCGGTAAGGCCCGCGTTCTTACAAAAATACCCAAAGGTCGTGAGGTGGAAACTACAGACAAGTTTCAGTTCAACAACGAGTTCACCAATAAGTTGTTTAGgatcaaaatcaatcaaatccAAATGAAGGAAACG ACGGAAGAACAAAAAGCCACTGAAGAGCGTGTATACCAAGATCGTCAGTATCAAATCGATGCAGCAATTGTACGAATTATGAAAATGAGGAAAACGCTTAGCCACAACTTATTGATCACGGAGCTGTATAAACAGCTTACTTTTCCGGTGaag cCTGCTGACTTAAAGAAACGGATCGAATCTTTAATTGATCGAGATTACATGGAACGAGATAAGGATAATCAAAACCAATACAACTATGTTGCCTAA
- the LOC118510146 gene encoding mitochondrial intermediate peptidase isoform X1, whose translation MLKQVIKTYEMLRRMQTLSYNSRWQRMVTTWSPLTTAFNTRPEKRINFTKNEVGLFGIPELTSHEGFYVLKEKAIFKTDDLIEEATSPARTRKMVMIFDELSDTLCKVADLSEFVRLTHPAVNYCSAAEDACITISGIVEKLNTHKTLYNALKTVVDDGDTFETTDVDKHVAKLFLFDFEQSGIHLEEAARQRVVFLNDCILQQGQRFMAGAVNPRRIARSILPVAILPFFPSDGDNILVSGLYADSANNIARESAYRLFLYPDAEQERLLSEMLKCRHELATVCGFPTYAHRALKASTVETPEMVDMFLDALNEQLQPRAAKDFAIMQKMKTSECGSNVPLAAWDTPYYTSCLKRKYLQASASEFSPYFSLGACMEGLNLLMNRLFGINLKNVEMEPGETWSYDIYKLAVVHETEGLLGFIYCDLFERQGKPNQDCHFTIQGGKVLPDGSFQNPIVVVMLNLSQPRWSGPTLLTPSMVDNLFHEMGHAMHSMLARTEYQHVTGTRCSTDFAEVPSVLMEYFANDPRVIRSFAKHFQTQEPMPEEMLERLCTSKHLFASSETQLQVFYSALDQVYHGDHNLHRENTTATLRMVQEKYYGLPYVENTAWQLRFSHLVGYGAKYYSYLISKAIASWIWQTYFEQDPFSRNQGEKYRRGCLAYGGGIPSRLLVSNFLGRDINPTNLTSSLINEIDNCAERLKYMDDHFR comes from the exons ATGTTGAAACAAGTTATAAAAACGTACGAAATGTTACGTCGGATGCAAACTTTATCATATAATAGTCGATGGCAACGAATGGTAACCACTTGGTCCCCACTGACTACCGCATTCAACACTCGTCCGGAAAAGCGCATAAATTTTACAAAGAACGAAGTG GGTCTGTTTGGTATACCGGAACTTACATCTCATGAAGGATTCTATGTGCTGAAAGAAAAAGCAATCTTCAAAACCGATGACCTAATAGAGGAAGCAACTTCTCCTGCTCGTACCCGTAAAATGGTCATGATCTTCGATGAGCTTTCCGATACCCTATGCAAAGTAGCGGACTTGTCGGAGTTCGTTAGGTTAACTCATCCAGCAGTAAATTACTGTTCCGCTGCTGAGGACGCTTGCATCACAATAAGTGGGATTGTAGAGAAATTGAACACACATAAAACTCTTTACAATGCCTTGAAAACCGTCGTAGACGATGGGGACACGTTTGAGACAACCGACGTCGATAAGCACGTAGCCAAACTATTCCTTTTTGATTTTGAACAAAGCGGCATACATCTAGAGGAGGCAGCGCGTCAACGAGTGGTGTTTCTTAACGACTGCATCCTTCAACAAGGGCAGCGTTTTATGGCCGGAGCGGTGAATCCTAGAAGAATTGCAAGAAGTATTCTTCCTGTCGCTATTTTACCCTT TTTTCCATCTGACGGCGACAACATTCTCGTTTCCGGATTGTATGCCGACTCAGCAAACAATATAGCCCGCGAATCAGCATATCGTCTATTCCTTTATCCAGATGCGGAGCAGGAGCGTCTTTTATCGGAAATGCTGAAATGTCGTCACGAACTTGCCACTGTTTGCGGATTTCCAACATACGCACACCGAGCATTGAAAGCAAGCACTGTGGAAACGCCGGAGATGGTAGATATGTTTTTAGATGCTCTCAACGAACAGTTGCAACCTCGTGCCGCCAAAGATTTTGCCATTATGCAGAAAATGAAAACTTCAGAATGTGGTTCTAATGTTCCGTTGGCAGCTTGGGATACCCCTTACTACACTTCATGTCTCAAACGCAAATACCTGCAGGCGAGTGCGTCCGAGTTTTCTCCGTACTTCAGTTTAGGAGCTTGCATGGAAGGATTAAATCTTTTAATGAACAGACTATTCGGCATCAATCTAAAAAATGTTGAAATGGAGCCTGGCGAAACTTGGAGCTATGATATTTATAAATTGGCTGTCGTACATGAGACAGAAGGTTTGCTCGGTTTCATTTACTGTGATCTTTTTGAGCGACAAGGAAAACCTAACCAAGATTGCCATTTCACGATACAGGGGGGCAAAGTGTTACCCGATGGAAGTTTTCAAAATCCGATTGTTGTCGTCATGCTAAATCTTTCCCAACCTCGTTGGTCGGGACCAACGCTCTTGACTCCTTCAATGGTGGACAATCTTTTTCATGAGATGGGACACGCAATGCACTCGATGCTCGCTAGAACGGAATATCAACATGTGACCGGTACACGATGTAGCACGGATTTTGCGGAGGTTCCTTCGGTGTTAATGGAGTACTTTGCGAACGATCCTCGAGTTATACGATCCTTCGCTAAACATTTCCAAACCCAGGAACCTATGCCTGAGGAAATGTTGGAACGTCTCTGCACCTCTAAGCATTTATTTGCTTCGAGCGAAACACAGCTGCAAGTTTTCTATTCTGCTTTGGATCAGGTTTACCATGGTGATCATAATCTTCATCGAGAAAACACGACTGCCACTTTACGGATGGTACAAGAAAAATATTACGGTCTTCCTTACGTAGAAAACACAGCTTGGCAACTCCGTTTTTCACACTTGGTCGGATACGGTGCCAAGTATTATTCGTACCTCATTTCAAAGGCAATTGCCTCTTGGATATGGCAAACTTATTTCGAACAGGATCCATTCAGTCGAAACCAAGGTGAAAAATATCGTCGAGGTTGCCTTGCTTATGGCGGTGGCATTCCTAGTCGCCTATTAGTATCAAACTTTTTGGGACGAGATATTAATCCAACAAATTTAACATCTAGCCTGATTAACGAGATAGATAATTGTGCTGAACGTTTAAAATACATGGACGATCATTTCCGGTAG